From a single Kitasatospora sp. NBC_00458 genomic region:
- a CDS encoding PadR family transcriptional regulator, giving the protein MTDPEGSGAADGSVATQLRKGVLEYCVLALLRDGPRYGVELLQELGRFPMLATSQGTIYPLLSRLRRTGLADTFLRDSATGPSRRYYTLTPAGRSALEEFATLWPDFRSAVDHVLAPGEQS; this is encoded by the coding sequence ATGACAGACCCGGAAGGAAGCGGCGCAGCGGACGGCTCGGTGGCCACCCAGCTGCGCAAGGGGGTGCTGGAGTACTGCGTCCTGGCCCTGCTCAGGGACGGCCCGCGCTACGGCGTCGAGCTGCTCCAGGAGCTCGGCCGGTTCCCGATGCTGGCGACCAGCCAGGGCACGATCTACCCCCTGCTGTCCCGACTGCGCCGCACCGGGCTGGCCGACACCTTCCTGCGCGACTCGGCCACCGGCCCGTCGCGCCGCTACTACACCCTCACACCCGCCGGCCGGAGCGCACTGGAGGAGTTCGCCACCCTGTGGCCCGACTTCCGCTCGGCCGTCGACCACGTCCTCGCACCGGGAGAGCAGTCATGA
- a CDS encoding HAAS signaling domain-containing protein: MNNPMDDPMEHPLVRAYLDTVTRRTAALPGERRRELLADLREHVEVALAEHGSADENALREVLDRLGRPEEVAGAALAEEGRARPEPENAGRTALTLSLALAPLPLLVVPAVGPVLAVAAAVAALVRIRKSPQWERREKKQAILLLLSPVLVTPLIAVLLSIASGGLDPLTLLAACLAGVLLPVLAVLRLARSASRLRADAGGVTVTA, from the coding sequence ATGAACAACCCCATGGACGACCCGATGGAGCACCCGCTGGTCCGCGCCTACCTCGACACGGTCACCCGCCGCACCGCCGCGCTGCCCGGCGAGCGCCGCCGCGAACTCCTGGCCGACCTGCGCGAGCACGTCGAGGTCGCGCTCGCCGAGCACGGATCCGCCGACGAGAACGCGCTGCGGGAGGTCCTCGACCGGCTCGGCCGACCGGAGGAGGTGGCCGGTGCCGCGCTCGCCGAGGAGGGCCGGGCGCGCCCCGAACCGGAGAACGCCGGGCGCACCGCCCTCACGCTCTCCCTCGCGCTCGCGCCCCTGCCCCTGCTGGTCGTCCCGGCCGTCGGACCCGTCCTCGCGGTCGCCGCCGCCGTCGCCGCCCTGGTCAGGATCCGGAAGTCCCCGCAGTGGGAGCGGCGGGAGAAGAAGCAGGCGATCCTGCTGCTGCTCTCGCCGGTCCTGGTCACGCCCCTGATCGCCGTGCTCCTCTCGATCGCCTCGGGCGGCCTGGACCCGCTCACCCTCCTCGCCGCCTGCCTGGCCGGCGTCCTCCTGCCCGTGCTGGCGGTGCTCCGGCTCGCCCGCTCCGCCTCCCGCCTCCGCGCCGACGCCGGCGGCGTCACCGTCACCGCCTGA